A stretch of the bacterium SCSIO 12827 genome encodes the following:
- the petA gene encoding ubiquinol-cytochrome c reductase iron-sulfur subunit, producing the protein MSDTASTPPTAEIDAQTRRDFLLVSTATVGAVGTALTLWPFVNSLNPAADTLALATTEVNLEPIKDGQSITVVWQGKPVFIRNRTAAEIEQAKKDDTAALPDPAKDADRVQKDDWLIMVGVCTHLGCIPLGQKEGEPKGDFGGWFCPCHGSHYDTSGRIRKGPAPQNLLVPNYTFASDTQVVIG; encoded by the coding sequence ATGAGCGACACGGCGAGCACCCCGCCAACCGCCGAAATCGACGCGCAGACGCGCCGCGATTTCCTACTGGTTTCCACGGCTACTGTCGGCGCGGTGGGTACCGCGTTGACCCTGTGGCCGTTTGTTAACAGCCTCAACCCGGCGGCCGATACCCTGGCCCTGGCGACCACCGAAGTGAATCTGGAGCCCATCAAGGACGGCCAGAGCATCACGGTCGTCTGGCAAGGAAAGCCGGTGTTCATCCGCAACCGCACCGCGGCCGAGATCGAACAGGCGAAAAAAGACGACACCGCGGCCCTGCCGGACCCGGCCAAGGACGCCGACCGCGTCCAAAAGGACGACTGGCTGATCATGGTCGGCGTGTGCACCCACCTGGGCTGCATTCCGCTGGGTCAGAAAGAAGGCGAGCCGAAGGGTGACTTCGGCGGCTGGTTCTGCCCCTGCCACGGCTCGCATTACGACACCTCGGGTCGGATCCGCAAGGGCCCGGCGCCGCAAAACCTGCTTGTCCCGAACTATACGTTCGCGTCGGACACCCAGGTCGTGATCGGGTAA
- a CDS encoding tRNA (cytidine(34)-2'-O)-methyltransferase, translated as MPAPVEIALYQPDIPQNTGAVMRTAACLGTALHIIEPCGFVLSDARMRRSGMDYLDHLEMRRHASWAAFREASEGRRLVLLTTAAATRLPDFRFQAGDMLLFGRESAGVPDDVHAAADARVRIPLVPGTRSLNLAASAAMVLATALGQLGAYPGDPGTP; from the coding sequence ATGCCCGCACCGGTCGAAATTGCCCTGTATCAACCCGATATCCCGCAGAACACGGGCGCCGTGATGCGCACGGCCGCCTGCCTGGGCACGGCCCTGCATATTATCGAGCCCTGCGGCTTTGTGCTGTCGGATGCCCGCATGCGGCGCTCGGGCATGGACTACCTGGATCACCTGGAAATGCGCCGCCATGCCTCCTGGGCCGCGTTCCGGGAGGCATCGGAAGGCCGCCGCCTGGTGCTGTTGACCACCGCGGCGGCCACGCGGTTGCCGGATTTCCGCTTCCAGGCCGGCGATATGCTGTTGTTCGGGCGCGAAAGCGCGGGCGTGCCGGACGATGTGCATGCCGCGGCCGATGCGCGGGTGCGGATTCCCCTGGTTCCCGGTACACGGTCCTTGAACCTGGCGGCCAGTGCGGCCATGGTTCTGGCGACGGCGCTGGGCCAACTCGGCGCCTATCCCGGAGACCCAGGCACCCCATGA
- the hemF gene encoding oxygen-dependent coproporphyrinogen oxidase: MNDATPPAPDYSDAHKSRAKAWFERLRDDFCKALEDLEDAVTGPNGTSARQPGRFARKSWERPGDVAGSMGGANGGGGVMAVMRGGRVFEKAGVNVSTVMGEFSEEFRARIPGAAEDPRFWASGISTVIHPNSPLVPAAHMNTRMIVTTQGWFGGGGDLTPVFPDDADTDQFHGAFKTACDAHDPAYYPKFKEWCDRYFFLPHRNEARGVGGIFYDQHNTGDWDADFAFTQDVGRAFATVYPEIVRKHMNKTWTTDDREAQRVKRGRYVEFNLLYDRGTIFGLQTGGNTEAILMSLPPDVAWP; the protein is encoded by the coding sequence ATGAACGACGCAACGCCCCCCGCCCCCGATTACTCGGACGCCCACAAATCCCGCGCCAAGGCCTGGTTCGAGCGCCTGCGTGACGATTTCTGCAAGGCGCTGGAGGATCTCGAGGACGCGGTCACCGGCCCCAACGGCACCAGTGCGCGCCAGCCGGGCCGATTCGCGCGTAAATCCTGGGAACGTCCCGGCGACGTGGCCGGCAGCATGGGCGGCGCCAATGGGGGTGGGGGCGTCATGGCCGTGATGCGGGGCGGGCGGGTGTTCGAAAAGGCGGGGGTCAACGTGTCCACCGTCATGGGCGAATTTTCCGAGGAATTCAGGGCGCGAATCCCGGGTGCTGCCGAAGACCCCCGATTCTGGGCGTCCGGCATTTCCACCGTCATCCATCCCAATTCGCCGCTGGTGCCGGCGGCGCATATGAACACGCGCATGATCGTCACCACCCAGGGCTGGTTCGGCGGCGGCGGCGACCTGACGCCCGTGTTCCCCGATGACGCGGATACGGATCAGTTTCACGGCGCCTTCAAGACGGCCTGTGACGCCCACGATCCGGCCTACTATCCCAAGTTCAAGGAATGGTGCGACCGCTACTTCTTCCTGCCGCACCGGAACGAGGCGCGGGGCGTCGGCGGCATTTTCTACGATCAGCACAACACGGGCGACTGGGACGCCGATTTCGCCTTCACCCAGGACGTCGGCCGGGCCTTCGCCACCGTCTATCCCGAGATCGTGCGCAAGCACATGAACAAGACCTGGACCACGGATGACCGCGAAGCCCAGCGCGTGAAGCGCGGGCGCTATGTGGAATTCAACCTGCTGTACGACCGGGGCACCATCTTCGGCCTGCAGACGGGCGGCAATACCGAGGCGATCCTGATGTCCCTGCCGCCGGACGTCGCCTGGCCGTAG
- a CDS encoding DMT family protein: MPTFSLAALTPILLLCVSNIFMTVAWYGHLKFKSEALWLVIVISWGIAFVEYCFAVPANRYGHGIYSAAELKTIQEVISLTVFAGFSVLYLGESFSWMHAAGFACIAFGAFLVFQAS; the protein is encoded by the coding sequence ATGCCCACCTTCTCCCTCGCCGCCCTCACGCCGATTCTGCTGCTCTGCGTGTCCAACATCTTCATGACGGTCGCCTGGTACGGGCATCTTAAGTTCAAGTCGGAGGCTCTGTGGCTGGTGATCGTCATCAGCTGGGGCATCGCCTTCGTCGAATACTGTTTCGCCGTGCCGGCCAACCGTTATGGCCACGGGATTTATTCGGCGGCGGAATTGAAGACCATCCAAGAGGTCATCAGCCTGACCGTGTTCGCGGGGTTTTCCGTGCTTTATCTGGGGGAAAGCTTTTCCTGGATGCACGCGGCGGGGTTCGCCTGCATCGCCTTCGGCGCGTTCCTCGTGTTCCAGGCAAGCTAG
- the flgG gene encoding flagellar basal-body rod protein FlgG has product MNPLYIAATGMVAQQERVDVIANNLANMNTTGYQRRRASFNDLIYEDNKRPNSKHSRANGIVPGGVKAGLGVHTASFYRVVEQGNLAQTGNPFDVAIQGSGYMPVTLANGETAYTRAGAFQLNQAGQIVTHDGLTVGAGIAIPPGAIEVTINNSGEVYASFEGQPQPQNLGQINLVRFPNEGGLYAIGDSMFQETTASGAPLVGTPGTAGFGSILQGFLESSNVNPVEEIANMVKAMRAYELSSKVIQTADQMMSTKTG; this is encoded by the coding sequence ATGAATCCACTCTATATCGCAGCCACCGGAATGGTGGCGCAGCAGGAGCGCGTGGACGTGATCGCCAACAACCTGGCGAACATGAACACCACCGGCTATCAGCGCCGCCGGGCATCGTTCAACGATCTTATTTATGAAGACAACAAGCGCCCCAATTCCAAGCATTCGCGTGCCAACGGCATCGTGCCGGGCGGCGTCAAGGCTGGCCTGGGCGTGCACACGGCGTCCTTCTACCGGGTCGTCGAACAGGGCAACCTGGCGCAGACGGGAAACCCCTTCGATGTCGCCATTCAAGGTTCCGGCTACATGCCGGTCACCCTGGCCAACGGCGAAACCGCCTATACCCGCGCCGGTGCCTTTCAGTTGAATCAGGCCGGGCAGATCGTCACCCATGATGGCCTCACGGTCGGTGCCGGCATCGCCATCCCGCCGGGCGCCATCGAGGTCACGATCAACAATTCCGGCGAGGTCTACGCCTCCTTCGAAGGACAGCCGCAGCCGCAGAACCTGGGTCAGATCAACCTGGTCCGCTTCCCCAACGAAGGCGGCCTGTACGCCATCGGCGACAGCATGTTCCAGGAAACCACGGCGTCTGGCGCCCCTCTGGTGGGCACGCCCGGCACGGCCGGGTTCGGCTCCATCCTGCAGGGCTTCCTGGAATCGTCGAACGTCAACCCGGTGGAAGAGATCGCCAACATGGTCAAGGCCATGCGGGCTTATGAGCTGAGCTCCAAGGTCATTCAGACCGCCGACCAGATGATGTCGACCAAAACCGGCTAA
- a CDS encoding NADPH:quinone reductase, whose protein sequence is MRAYWYDRAGPAADVLQFGDLPDPEPGPGEVRVRIAYSAINPTDVKRRASGRELAQFSPIIPNNDGSGVIDKVGEGVNNARIGQKVWIFGAQHGRPQGTAAEYVVLPTRQAISLAGDVSLSQGACAGVPVVTAYHALFCDGDLSRKTVLVTGGTGRVGAYAVQLGVWGGAKVITTCGSDDHCAEARELGAAAALNYKEPGLKERILEAAGGPVDRIVEVAFGSNTDLLPDILKPNGTVATYASDAVPEPSFPFNKWMGGNVNIRMFTIYQLDRLTQDEVLQTVSPLMSPDTLVHRIGERFQFEDMVKAHEAVEAGDVHGVAQVVVAKNLEHQ, encoded by the coding sequence ATGCGCGCCTATTGGTATGACCGCGCCGGCCCGGCGGCGGACGTCCTGCAGTTCGGCGACCTTCCCGACCCGGAACCGGGTCCGGGCGAGGTCCGCGTCCGCATCGCTTATTCCGCCATCAATCCGACGGACGTGAAGCGCCGCGCCTCGGGCCGCGAATTGGCCCAGTTCTCGCCGATCATCCCCAACAACGACGGCTCTGGCGTCATCGACAAGGTCGGCGAAGGGGTCAACAACGCCCGTATCGGCCAGAAGGTCTGGATATTCGGCGCCCAGCATGGCCGCCCCCAAGGCACGGCGGCGGAATACGTGGTCCTGCCGACGCGCCAGGCGATATCGCTTGCGGGCGACGTATCCTTAAGCCAGGGGGCCTGCGCCGGGGTGCCGGTGGTGACGGCCTATCACGCGCTGTTCTGCGACGGCGATCTGTCGCGGAAGACCGTTCTGGTGACCGGCGGCACGGGGCGTGTCGGCGCCTATGCGGTGCAATTGGGCGTGTGGGGCGGGGCCAAGGTGATCACGACCTGCGGGTCCGATGACCATTGCGCCGAGGCGCGCGAATTGGGTGCTGCGGCAGCCCTCAATTACAAGGAGCCGGGCCTGAAGGAGCGCATTCTCGAAGCCGCCGGCGGCCCCGTCGACCGCATTGTCGAGGTCGCTTTCGGGTCCAACACGGACCTGCTGCCGGATATCCTGAAACCCAACGGCACCGTCGCGACCTATGCGTCCGACGCCGTGCCGGAGCCTTCGTTCCCCTTCAACAAGTGGATGGGCGGCAACGTCAACATCCGCATGTTCACGATCTATCAGCTCGACCGCTTGACGCAGGATGAAGTGCTGCAGACGGTCAGCCCGCTGATGTCGCCGGACACCCTGGTCCACCGGATCGGCGAACGCTTCCAGTTCGAGGACATGGTCAAGGCCCATGAAGCGGTAGAGGCAGGCGACGTCCACGGCGTCGCCCAGGTCGTCGTGGCGAAGAATCTGGAGCATCAGTGA
- a CDS encoding RidA family protein: MKMINHQPATVHKPFSAYALATEVQDATRWLHISGQVGADSDGNPVEGIEGQLEAIFFKLGEILKEAEMDRTNLVKITIFLTRAEDAGVMRKVRDRFMAGHLCASSLLIVAGLSSPNWLAEVEAVAAA; this comes from the coding sequence ATGAAGATGATCAACCATCAACCGGCGACCGTGCACAAGCCGTTTTCGGCCTATGCCCTGGCGACCGAGGTTCAGGACGCCACGCGCTGGCTACATATTTCCGGCCAGGTCGGGGCGGACAGCGACGGCAATCCGGTCGAGGGGATCGAAGGCCAGTTGGAAGCGATCTTCTTCAAGCTGGGGGAAATCCTGAAAGAAGCGGAGATGGACCGCACCAACCTGGTCAAGATCACCATCTTCCTGACCCGGGCCGAGGACGCGGGCGTCATGCGCAAGGTGCGTGACCGCTTCATGGCCGGGCATCTTTGCGCGTCGAGCCTGCTGATCGTCGCCGGGCTGTCGTCGCCCAACTGGCTGGCCGAGGTCGAGGCGGTCGCGGCGGCCTAG
- a CDS encoding pirin family protein gives MISVTPLNDLGRFTNDWLNARYHFSFAGYYDPKRTGLGPLLVWNDDTVQPGRGFDPHGHRDMEIITYVRTGAITHQDNLGNTGRTEAGDVQVMSAGTGIRHAEHNREDEPTTLFQIWIEPRKTGIAPRWDARKFPKDSRGGRLEVLASGRAADKATDALVIHQDAAVLGGTLKAGEETTLTLAPGRSAYIVPAVGDLTINGVTAPERSGTAVTDVDTITIRADTDAEVVVVDVP, from the coding sequence ATGATATCCGTTACCCCCCTGAACGACCTGGGCCGTTTCACCAATGACTGGCTGAACGCCCGCTATCACTTTTCCTTCGCCGGATATTACGACCCGAAACGCACGGGCCTGGGACCGCTTCTGGTATGGAACGACGACACGGTCCAGCCGGGCCGCGGGTTCGACCCGCACGGCCACCGCGACATGGAAATCATCACCTATGTGCGGACGGGGGCCATCACCCATCAGGACAACCTGGGCAACACCGGCCGCACCGAAGCGGGCGACGTCCAGGTGATGTCGGCGGGCACCGGCATCCGCCATGCGGAGCACAATCGCGAGGACGAACCGACGACCCTGTTCCAGATCTGGATCGAGCCCCGGAAGACCGGCATCGCACCCCGTTGGGACGCCCGCAAGTTCCCCAAGGACAGCCGCGGCGGCAGGTTGGAGGTTCTGGCCTCGGGCCGCGCAGCGGACAAAGCGACGGACGCCCTGGTAATCCATCAGGACGCCGCCGTCCTGGGCGGCACGCTCAAAGCCGGTGAAGAAACCACCCTGACCCTGGCCCCCGGGCGCAGCGCCTATATCGTGCCCGCCGTGGGCGACCTCACCATCAACGGCGTCACCGCGCCCGAACGCTCGGGCACGGCGGTGACGGATGTGGATACCATCACCATCCGCGCCGATACCGACGCCGAAGTGGTCGTCGTCGACGTGCCGTAA
- a CDS encoding glutathione S-transferase family protein, which translates to MGLLVNGEWRDQWYDTKATGGRFQREDAAFRNWITADGSPGPTGNGGFKAEAGRYHLYVAAACPWAHRTMIFRALKGLEDMISVTVVEPLMLENGWEIAAGADPILGARFLHQVYAAAKPDFTGRVTVPVLWDKQTQTIVSNESAEIIRMFNSAFDDVGAKRGDFYPHDLRHEIDLVNDRIYRTVNNGVYRAGFATTQAAYDEAVTDLFDSLDWIEDLLGESRYLTGDRITEADWRLFTTLLRFDPVYVGHFKCNIRRIADYPNLSGFLRELYQWPGIKGTVDMTAIKAHYYGSHKTINPTGIIPAGPDQDLDAPHGRDRLKAA; encoded by the coding sequence ATGGGATTGCTTGTGAACGGCGAATGGCGCGACCAATGGTACGACACCAAGGCGACCGGCGGCCGGTTCCAGCGCGAGGACGCGGCCTTCCGCAACTGGATCACCGCCGATGGTAGCCCCGGGCCGACCGGCAACGGCGGCTTCAAGGCGGAAGCCGGGCGCTATCACCTGTATGTCGCGGCCGCCTGCCCCTGGGCCCACCGAACCATGATCTTCCGCGCCCTCAAGGGTCTGGAGGACATGATCTCGGTGACCGTGGTCGAGCCCCTGATGCTGGAAAATGGCTGGGAAATCGCCGCCGGTGCGGACCCGATCCTGGGCGCACGTTTCCTGCATCAGGTCTATGCCGCGGCCAAACCGGACTTTACCGGTCGGGTCACCGTGCCCGTGCTGTGGGACAAGCAGACGCAGACGATCGTCAGCAACGAATCGGCCGAAATCATCCGCATGTTCAATTCGGCCTTCGACGATGTCGGCGCCAAGCGGGGGGATTTCTATCCCCATGACTTGCGGCACGAGATCGACCTGGTCAACGACCGCATCTACCGGACGGTGAACAACGGCGTCTACCGGGCGGGTTTCGCGACGACACAGGCCGCTTACGACGAAGCCGTCACGGACCTGTTCGACAGCCTGGACTGGATCGAGGACCTGCTGGGTGAAAGCCGCTACCTGACGGGCGACCGCATCACGGAAGCCGACTGGCGGCTGTTCACCACCCTGCTGCGCTTCGATCCGGTCTATGTCGGCCACTTCAAGTGCAACATCCGCCGCATCGCCGATTACCCCAACCTGTCCGGCTTCCTGCGCGAGCTTTACCAATGGCCGGGCATCAAGGGGACCGTCGATATGACGGCGATCAAGGCCCACTACTACGGCAGTCACAAGACCATCAACCCAACGGGGATCATCCCCGCCGGCCCCGATCAGGACCTGGACGCCCCCCATGGGCGCGACCGCCTGAAGGCCGCCTGA
- a CDS encoding NAD(P)H-dependent oxidoreductase, which translates to MSILLISSSPNLEGSSSRALAQELAHSLAGDADVVVRDLGANPPPHLDQATIGAFYTPEADRTAEQNQKLALSDELIDELFAADAIVIAAPMHNFGIASSLKTWIDQVARIGRTFEPTGQGPKGLVTDRPVHVVTTRGGIYGPGTPFNHLDHLEPYLRRALNFIGLENISFIYAEGTAKGDDGIKAAQAEIAQVAQAA; encoded by the coding sequence ATGAGCATTCTTCTCATCAGCTCCAGCCCCAATCTCGAAGGTTCCAGCTCCCGCGCCCTGGCGCAGGAATTGGCCCATTCCCTGGCCGGCGACGCCGACGTCGTCGTCCGCGATCTGGGCGCCAACCCGCCGCCGCACCTGGACCAGGCGACCATCGGCGCGTTCTACACGCCGGAAGCCGACCGCACGGCCGAGCAGAACCAGAAACTCGCCCTGTCGGATGAACTGATCGACGAGCTGTTCGCCGCCGACGCCATCGTCATCGCGGCTCCCATGCACAACTTCGGCATCGCCTCATCGCTGAAGACCTGGATCGACCAGGTCGCCCGCATCGGCCGCACGTTCGAACCCACCGGCCAGGGCCCCAAGGGCCTGGTGACCGACCGCCCTGTCCATGTCGTAACCACGCGCGGCGGGATCTACGGCCCGGGCACACCGTTCAACCATCTGGACCATCTGGAACCCTATCTGCGCCGGGCCCTCAACTTCATCGGGCTTGAGAACATCTCGTTCATCTATGCCGAAGGCACGGCCAAGGGCGACGACGGCATCAAGGCCGCCCAGGCGGAAATCGCCCAGGTCGCCCAGGCGGCCTGA
- a CDS encoding LysR family transcriptional regulator yields MDHLTGMAVFAKVVETGTFTGAAQAMGLSKGAVSKQIAKLEDRLGARLLNRTTRRSSLTEVGAAFYERCRRIVAEAEEAELAVTRLHAEPRGTLRVNLPMSFGMIHMADALPDFMAAYPEISLDVTLDDRVVNVVDEGYDVVIRITDLPDSSLIARRIAPFRIATCASSAYWDAHGRPKHPDDLRGHACLLYSYLSNLNEWRHRGPDGPFAVRVDGPMRGNNGDLLRAAAVAGLGVVRSPTFIVGCHLVEGRLEQVLAEYEDDDRGIYAVYPHNRHLSAKVRAFVDFMAKRFADPIWLGMNVT; encoded by the coding sequence ATGGATCACCTGACGGGTATGGCCGTTTTCGCCAAGGTGGTGGAAACCGGGACCTTCACCGGCGCGGCGCAGGCCATGGGCCTGTCCAAGGGCGCGGTGAGCAAGCAGATCGCCAAGCTGGAAGACCGTCTGGGTGCGCGTTTGCTCAACCGCACCACCCGGCGGTCCAGCCTGACCGAGGTCGGGGCCGCGTTCTATGAGCGCTGCCGGCGCATCGTCGCCGAGGCGGAGGAGGCGGAATTGGCCGTCACCCGCCTGCATGCGGAACCCCGGGGCACCCTGCGTGTCAATCTGCCCATGTCCTTCGGCATGATCCACATGGCCGATGCCCTGCCGGACTTCATGGCGGCTTATCCGGAAATCAGCCTGGACGTCACCCTCGACGACCGGGTCGTCAACGTGGTCGACGAAGGCTACGACGTGGTCATTCGTATCACCGATCTGCCGGATTCATCCCTGATCGCCCGGCGGATCGCGCCGTTCCGCATCGCGACCTGTGCGTCCTCGGCCTATTGGGATGCCCATGGTCGACCCAAGCATCCGGACGACCTGCGGGGGCACGCCTGTCTGCTCTACAGCTATCTGTCGAACCTGAATGAATGGCGCCACCGGGGGCCGGACGGCCCCTTCGCCGTGCGGGTTGACGGCCCCATGCGCGGTAACAACGGCGACCTGCTGCGCGCCGCCGCCGTGGCCGGCTTGGGGGTCGTGCGCTCGCCGACCTTCATCGTCGGCTGCCATCTGGTGGAAGGGCGGCTGGAACAGGTGCTGGCGGAGTATGAGGACGACGACCGCGGTATCTACGCCGTCTATCCCCATAACCGGCATCTGTCGGCCAAGGTCCGCGCCTTCGTCGATTTCATGGCCAAACGTTTCGCCGACCCGATCTGGCTCGGCATGAACGTCACCTGA
- a CDS encoding thiamine pyrophosphate-binding protein: MRGADLLVKSLAAAGVTRIFSLSGNQIMPVYDACFDAGIEIIHTRHEAAAVYMAEAYAQLTGNVGVAMVTAGGGAANAMGGLYTAWESDTPVLLLTGDSPVAQDGRGAFQEMRQVPMTAPLTKLSIRPVRAADLGSAAARAIRTAKSGRPGPVHMSLAFDVVEADATGGKVPPADAFARETMALAPEDAKRVADAVAAAKHPIILCGPVLNTARGPGVRDKLADALDAPVVVMESPRGLKDPSLGSIAGVMAEADLIVTLGKRIDFTLGFAGTNIFDAGCKWICINADADERDRAHRNLEDRIVTALAADPRDAAEALIAQGAGGTAHQAWRAKAQDQIAQRSFVPDAPGANGGISPAQVCAAVQRQIDKAKDAVLIIDGGEFGQWAQAATRTDKRIINGISGVIGGCLGYGVGAKKAVPDATVFALMGDGTVGFHFAEFETAARAGTPYVVVIGNDHRWNAEHQIQLREYGSNRLIGCELSDARYDLAVAGLGGHGEYVTDPAELDAALDRAVASGKVACVNVELEGLPAPSGPSH; the protein is encoded by the coding sequence GTGCGAGGCGCAGACCTTCTCGTTAAGTCGCTGGCGGCCGCCGGCGTGACACGCATTTTCTCACTGTCCGGCAACCAGATCATGCCGGTCTATGACGCCTGCTTCGACGCAGGTATCGAGATCATCCACACCCGGCACGAAGCCGCCGCTGTCTACATGGCCGAGGCCTATGCCCAGCTGACCGGTAACGTCGGCGTGGCCATGGTGACGGCGGGCGGCGGGGCCGCGAACGCCATGGGCGGGCTGTACACGGCTTGGGAATCGGACACGCCGGTGTTGCTGCTGACCGGCGATTCCCCGGTCGCCCAGGACGGCCGGGGGGCGTTTCAGGAAATGCGCCAGGTGCCGATGACGGCCCCCTTGACCAAGCTGTCGATCCGCCCCGTGCGGGCTGCCGACCTGGGCAGCGCCGCCGCCCGGGCGATCCGCACCGCCAAATCGGGGCGGCCCGGGCCGGTCCACATGTCCCTTGCCTTCGACGTGGTCGAGGCCGACGCCACGGGCGGCAAGGTGCCGCCGGCCGACGCCTTCGCCCGCGAGACCATGGCGCTTGCGCCCGAAGACGCCAAGCGCGTGGCCGATGCGGTCGCCGCCGCCAAGCATCCGATCATCCTCTGCGGGCCGGTCTTGAACACGGCGCGTGGCCCGGGTGTCCGCGACAAGCTGGCGGATGCCCTGGACGCACCCGTGGTCGTCATGGAAAGCCCGCGCGGCCTGAAGGATCCGTCCCTCGGAAGCATCGCGGGCGTGATGGCCGAGGCCGACCTGATCGTCACCCTGGGCAAGCGGATTGATTTCACCCTGGGTTTCGCCGGCACCAACATCTTCGATGCTGGCTGCAAGTGGATCTGCATCAATGCCGACGCGGATGAACGCGACCGCGCCCACCGCAACCTGGAAGACCGTATCGTGACCGCCCTGGCCGCCGACCCCCGGGACGCGGCCGAGGCCCTGATCGCCCAAGGGGCCGGCGGCACGGCCCATCAGGCCTGGCGTGCCAAGGCCCAGGACCAGATCGCCCAGCGCAGCTTCGTACCCGACGCTCCCGGAGCCAACGGCGGCATTTCCCCGGCCCAAGTCTGCGCCGCCGTGCAGCGCCAGATCGACAAGGCCAAGGATGCCGTGCTGATCATCGACGGCGGTGAATTCGGGCAATGGGCTCAGGCCGCGACGCGGACCGACAAACGCATCATCAACGGCATTTCCGGCGTTATCGGCGGTTGTCTCGGCTATGGCGTCGGGGCCAAGAAGGCCGTGCCGGACGCCACCGTGTTCGCGCTGATGGGCGACGGCACCGTGGGTTTTCATTTCGCCGAGTTCGAGACGGCGGCCCGCGCCGGCACCCCCTATGTGGTGGTGATCGGCAACGATCACCGCTGGAACGCGGAACATCAGATTCAGTTGCGCGAATACGGCTCCAACCGCCTGATCGGCTGCGAACTGTCGGATGCCCGTTATGACCTGGCGGTGGCCGGGCTTGGCGGACATGGTGAATACGTGACCGACCCGGCGGAATTGGACGCGGCGCTGGACCGCGCCGTGGCCAGCGGCAAGGTCGCCTGCGTGAACGTGGAACTTGAAGGCCTGCCGGCCCCCAGCGGCCCCTCGCACTGA
- a CDS encoding TauD/TfdA family dioxygenase: MSVSLNPLSSTFGVEATGIDLSGPVASEDLSAMQKALSERLVMVVRGQNFTPERLLDAARLFGDLMPQHLTNILMPGHPEIVVLDSRQSDKGKDGKAIPTGSRAWHTDHTNHARPPKMTMLYAVKLPSKGGDTSFANMQAAYEGLSAEERDKLNPMITVNVIEQDTGSVGEDARQALAKAPQRHPLIRTHPETGKKAIYVHPGKTERIDGMEPAESRTFIQDLLARAITPDITYRHTWQPGDLVLWDNRATLHIAHRDYDASEGRIMHRVILEGEVPV; the protein is encoded by the coding sequence ATGTCTGTATCTCTTAATCCCCTGTCGTCGACCTTTGGCGTCGAGGCGACAGGTATCGACCTCAGCGGTCCGGTCGCATCGGAAGACTTGTCCGCCATGCAGAAGGCGCTGAGCGAGCGCCTTGTCATGGTCGTGCGCGGGCAGAATTTCACGCCCGAACGGCTCTTGGACGCCGCACGTCTGTTCGGCGACCTGATGCCGCAACATCTGACAAACATCCTGATGCCGGGACATCCCGAGATCGTCGTGCTGGACAGCCGCCAGTCGGACAAGGGCAAGGACGGCAAGGCCATTCCTACCGGGTCCCGCGCCTGGCACACGGACCACACCAACCACGCCCGCCCGCCCAAGATGACCATGCTGTACGCGGTCAAATTGCCGTCCAAGGGCGGCGACACCAGCTTCGCCAACATGCAGGCGGCTTATGAAGGCCTGTCGGCGGAAGAACGCGACAAACTGAACCCGATGATTACCGTCAACGTGATCGAACAGGACACGGGCAGCGTCGGAGAAGACGCCCGTCAAGCCCTTGCCAAGGCGCCGCAACGCCACCCCCTGATCCGCACCCATCCGGAAACCGGGAAAAAAGCGATCTATGTCCACCCCGGCAAGACGGAACGCATCGACGGCATGGAGCCGGCGGAAAGCCGTACCTTCATTCAGGATCTTTTGGCGCGCGCCATCACTCCCGACATCACCTATCGGCATACCTGGCAGCCAGGCGACCTTGTGCTGTGGGACAACCGGGCGACGTTGCATATCGCACATCGGGATTACGACGCATCCGAAGGGCGCATCATGCACCGGGTGATCCTGGAAGGCGAAGTCCCGGTCTAG